One genomic window of Quercus robur chromosome 6, dhQueRobu3.1, whole genome shotgun sequence includes the following:
- the LOC126690558 gene encoding protein MID1-COMPLEMENTING ACTIVITY 1 isoform X2, which translates to MATWEALGEVATVVQLSGLDAGKLISMIVKAANTARMHKKNCRQFALHLKLIGNLLEQLRISELKKYPETREPLEQLEDALRRSYVLVNSCQDRSYLYLLAMGWNIVYQFRKAQNEIDRYLKLVPLITLVDNARVRERLEDIERDQREYTLDEEDRKVQTVILKPSPSQHDAMVLKKTLSCSYPNLPFNVALQKESEKLQLELQRSQANLDVSQCEVIQHLLEVTEVAATVPEKKVERNYSDASDDKGNSSDEGYHKRSDNRTTSRNTSSVSSGHDLLSTRGSFRHEEWHTDLLGCCSEPCLCIKTFFFPCGTFSKIATVANNRHISPAESCNELMAYSLVLSCCCYTCYIRRKLRKMLNITGGFVDDFLSHLMCCCCALVQEWREVEIRGVYVRPHQCADLFYITCI; encoded by the exons ATGGCTACGTGGGAAGCACTTGGGGAGGTTGCGACGGTGGTCCAACTCTCGGGCCTTGATGCCGGGAAGCTCATTTCCATGATTGTGAAAGCCGCGAACACGGCGCGAATGCACAAGAAGAATTGCAGGCAATTTGCACTGCATTTGAAGCTGATTGGGAATTTGCTTGAACAGCTGAGGATCTCGGAGCTGAAGAAGTACCCGGAGACGCGCGAGCCTTTGGAGCAGCTAGAGGATGCTCTTAGAAGGTCCTATGTTTTGGTCAACAGTTGCCAGGACCGGAGCTATCTGTATTTGTTGGCAATGGGGTGGAACATTGTGTACCAATTCAGGAAGGCTCAGAATGAGATTGACAGATACTTGAAGCTTGTTCCATTGATCACTCTTGTGGACAATGCTAGAGTCAGG GAGAGACTAGAAGATATTGAAAGGGATCAACGAGAATACACATTGGATGAAGAGGACAGAAAGGTGCAGACTGTGATCCTGAAACCATCACCATCACAGCATGATGCTATGGTGTTGAAGAAAACTCTTTCTTGTTCCTATCCAAACTTGCCTTTTAATGTGGCACTTCAAAAGGAAAGTGAAAAGCTTCAGCTTGAACTACAACGCTCACAAGCTAACTTGGATGTGAGTCAATGTGAAGTAATTCAACATTTATTAGAAGTAACAGAAGTTGCTGCTACTGTTCCAGAGAAGAAAGTGGAGCGGAATTATTCAGATGCCAGTGATGACAAGGGGAATTCATCTGATGAAGGCTATCATAAAAGAAGTGATAATCGTACAACTTCAAG AAACACATCTTCTGTTTCATCCGGACATGATCTGCTGTCGACTAGAGGCTCATTCCGACATGAAGAATGGCATACTGATCTACTCGGTTGTTGTTCAGAACCTTGCCTGT GTATCAAGACATTCTTCTTTCCTTGTGGGACATTTTCAAAGATTGCTACTGTAGCAAATAACAGGCACATCT CTCCAGCAGAATCCTGTAACGAATTAATGGCATATTCATTGGTATTGTCATGCTGTTGCTATACTTGCTACATCAGAAGAAAGCTTCGTAAGATGTTGAACATCACG GGAGGCTTTGTTGATGATTTCCTCTCACATTTAATGTGTTGCTGCTGTGCACTTGTCCAAGAATGGCGAGAAGTCGAGATCCGTGGGGTTTATG TACGTCCACACCAATGTGCTGATCTATTCTACATAACTTGTATATGA
- the LOC126690558 gene encoding protein MID1-COMPLEMENTING ACTIVITY 1 isoform X1, whose product MATWEALGEVATVVQLSGLDAGKLISMIVKAANTARMHKKNCRQFALHLKLIGNLLEQLRISELKKYPETREPLEQLEDALRRSYVLVNSCQDRSYLYLLAMGWNIVYQFRKAQNEIDRYLKLVPLITLVDNARVRERLEDIERDQREYTLDEEDRKVQTVILKPSPSQHDAMVLKKTLSCSYPNLPFNVALQKESEKLQLELQRSQANLDVSQCEVIQHLLEVTEVAATVPEKKVERNYSDASDDKGNSSDEGYHKRSDNRTTSRNTSSVSSGHDLLSTRGSFRHEEWHTDLLGCCSEPCLCIKTFFFPCGTFSKIATVANNRHISPAESCNELMAYSLVLSCCCYTCYIRRKLRKMLNITGGFVDDFLSHLMCCCCALVQEWREVEIRGVYGPEKTKISPPPSQYMES is encoded by the exons ATGGCTACGTGGGAAGCACTTGGGGAGGTTGCGACGGTGGTCCAACTCTCGGGCCTTGATGCCGGGAAGCTCATTTCCATGATTGTGAAAGCCGCGAACACGGCGCGAATGCACAAGAAGAATTGCAGGCAATTTGCACTGCATTTGAAGCTGATTGGGAATTTGCTTGAACAGCTGAGGATCTCGGAGCTGAAGAAGTACCCGGAGACGCGCGAGCCTTTGGAGCAGCTAGAGGATGCTCTTAGAAGGTCCTATGTTTTGGTCAACAGTTGCCAGGACCGGAGCTATCTGTATTTGTTGGCAATGGGGTGGAACATTGTGTACCAATTCAGGAAGGCTCAGAATGAGATTGACAGATACTTGAAGCTTGTTCCATTGATCACTCTTGTGGACAATGCTAGAGTCAGG GAGAGACTAGAAGATATTGAAAGGGATCAACGAGAATACACATTGGATGAAGAGGACAGAAAGGTGCAGACTGTGATCCTGAAACCATCACCATCACAGCATGATGCTATGGTGTTGAAGAAAACTCTTTCTTGTTCCTATCCAAACTTGCCTTTTAATGTGGCACTTCAAAAGGAAAGTGAAAAGCTTCAGCTTGAACTACAACGCTCACAAGCTAACTTGGATGTGAGTCAATGTGAAGTAATTCAACATTTATTAGAAGTAACAGAAGTTGCTGCTACTGTTCCAGAGAAGAAAGTGGAGCGGAATTATTCAGATGCCAGTGATGACAAGGGGAATTCATCTGATGAAGGCTATCATAAAAGAAGTGATAATCGTACAACTTCAAG AAACACATCTTCTGTTTCATCCGGACATGATCTGCTGTCGACTAGAGGCTCATTCCGACATGAAGAATGGCATACTGATCTACTCGGTTGTTGTTCAGAACCTTGCCTGT GTATCAAGACATTCTTCTTTCCTTGTGGGACATTTTCAAAGATTGCTACTGTAGCAAATAACAGGCACATCT CTCCAGCAGAATCCTGTAACGAATTAATGGCATATTCATTGGTATTGTCATGCTGTTGCTATACTTGCTACATCAGAAGAAAGCTTCGTAAGATGTTGAACATCACG GGAGGCTTTGTTGATGATTTCCTCTCACATTTAATGTGTTGCTGCTGTGCACTTGTCCAAGAATGGCGAGAAGTCGAGATCCGTGGGGTTTATG GTCCTGAGAAGACAAAAATAAGCCCTCCACCCTCTCAATACATGGAATCCTAA